A single Natrinema pellirubrum DSM 15624 DNA region contains:
- a CDS encoding rubrerythrin-like domain-containing protein, producing MQHKDAELDPETESTYECFECGTVVRAAAPDACPECGAEMRNRRTPIE from the coding sequence ATGCAACACAAAGACGCCGAACTCGACCCCGAGACGGAATCGACCTACGAGTGTTTTGAATGCGGTACTGTCGTCCGCGCTGCCGCGCCGGACGCCTGTCCCGAGTGCGGGGCCGAAATGCGAAACCGGCGCACACCGATCGAGTAA
- a CDS encoding DUF7556 family protein, which produces MTPEATPVGREADRASDVVGAVDEIDGRPHLVVADIARDDAWIAMAESAAVAVEDHR; this is translated from the coding sequence ATGACGCCCGAAGCGACACCGGTCGGACGAGAGGCGGACAGGGCGAGCGACGTCGTCGGCGCGGTCGACGAGATCGACGGTCGGCCGCATCTCGTCGTCGCCGACATCGCTCGAGACGACGCCTGGATCGCGATGGCCGAGTCGGCGGCCGTCGCCGTCGAAGACCACCGGTAG
- the msrB gene encoding peptide-methionine (R)-S-oxide reductase MsrB codes for MSNEPAETPSADEEWRDRLSDEEYRILREAGTEPAFSGEYVDHKEDGTYACAGCGAELFDSETKFESGCGWPSFYDTDSDRVETRLDTSHGMRRTEVVCANCGGHLGHVFDDGPEPTGKRYCINSVALDFDDE; via the coding sequence ATGAGCAACGAACCAGCGGAAACCCCATCGGCCGACGAGGAGTGGCGCGACCGACTGAGCGACGAAGAGTACCGAATCCTCCGGGAAGCGGGAACCGAGCCGGCGTTCAGCGGCGAGTACGTCGACCACAAGGAAGACGGCACCTACGCCTGTGCCGGCTGCGGTGCCGAACTGTTCGACTCCGAGACGAAGTTCGAGTCCGGCTGTGGCTGGCCCAGCTTCTACGACACCGACAGCGACCGGGTCGAAACCCGCCTCGATACGAGCCACGGGATGCGACGGACGGAAGTGGTGTGTGCGAACTGCGGCGGCCACCTGGGTCACGTCTTCGACGACGGCCCCGAACCGACCGGCAAGCGATACTGCATCAACTCCGTCGCGCTGGATTTCGACGACGAGTGA
- a CDS encoding phosphoribosyltransferase, with the protein MFEDRTDAGDRLAAALVDRGLDVDVVLGIPRGALPVARPVADALAADIDVVVARKLGAPENPEVALGAVASDGSVWYNDGLLERLDPDDAYLEEIRTEEAANAREKADRYREGDGLPELAGKRVLVVDDGVATGATATACLRQVREAGPEWVGLAVPVGSPRAIDDLEREADEIIALETPADFRAVGQYYRTFGQVSDDEAIEYLE; encoded by the coding sequence ATGTTCGAGGACAGAACCGACGCCGGCGACCGCCTCGCCGCAGCGCTCGTGGATCGTGGCCTCGACGTCGACGTCGTCCTCGGGATCCCTCGCGGTGCCTTGCCCGTCGCGCGGCCGGTCGCCGACGCGCTCGCGGCCGACATCGACGTGGTCGTCGCTCGTAAATTGGGTGCGCCGGAAAACCCCGAGGTGGCCCTGGGTGCCGTCGCCAGCGACGGCAGCGTCTGGTACAACGACGGCCTGCTCGAGCGGCTCGATCCCGACGACGCCTACCTCGAGGAGATCCGAACCGAGGAAGCCGCGAACGCCCGCGAGAAGGCCGACCGCTACCGCGAGGGTGACGGGCTGCCGGAGCTGGCGGGAAAACGCGTGCTGGTCGTCGACGATGGCGTCGCGACCGGCGCGACCGCGACCGCCTGCCTCCGACAGGTCCGCGAGGCCGGCCCGGAGTGGGTCGGGCTCGCCGTCCCCGTCGGCTCCCCGCGCGCGATCGACGACCTCGAGCGGGAGGCCGACGAGATCATCGCGCTGGAGACGCCGGCCGATTTCCGCGCCGTCGGCCAGTACTACCGGACCTTCGGCCAGGTCAGTGACGACGAAGCGATCGAATACCTCGAGTGA
- a CDS encoding bacterio-opsin activator domain-containing protein, whose amino-acid sequence MASERPLDGARLLVVVPTEARPEPLASVLDDDALDATAVSTATAALERLETTSVDCLLTVQSLPDRSGLALLEAVREREPDLPVVLAPVDGDESVASAAIAADVSAYVPLDGSADGPAEGLRPAIERAMSAARDRRWRRDRARAFDAVFDDPEAYGWLLAPDGTVRRANEPALKAIAATPTDVRGRPFAELPWWESAVDGEAVLRDAIDAAASGEITHRELTCVRADGDGTTARDGSDAAAETDDSDRRRTFEVTVRPIRDESGTVISLFARADDVTERARLERELRESEQLHRVTLNNMTDTVLITDDDGAFTYVCPNVHFVFGYSDDEIHEMGTIDELLGPDLFDRDELEAAGVLTNIECTATDRAGREHTLLVNVREVSIQGGTTLYSCRDVTTRKRREEALTALHRTTRELLYAETDREIADIVVDDAADVLDLEASAAYLFDTDENVLRPVASSPAMERLHGPVRDHRATEDSVPGRVFVDGESRFFADVHESPSLSNPGTELRSVAYVPLGDHGVFVAGSSEPDAFDDVARELTDLLATTAEAALDRVGRERTLRERDRELERRNRQLTRLNGINEIIRDLDQALVGAETRDEIERAVCDRLTTADRFSFAWIGAADAGDDRLAVRADGGATEGESYLDSVSLSLAGGTEPAVRTATDRAVTGVANVADGLREEPWRSEALACEFQSAVSVPLSYDDFTYGVLTVYADRPDAFDEMVRTVLAELGETIAAAIAAVERKRALLSDSSTRLEFAVGDETVLFTRLARRTDCTVSFDGGVRHREDGATVVATVEGASPDAVAAAATDLVTVEGARVIGRDGADDDGSDEDAGGAVLLDLSRPVLALQLADHGVLLRGVEATPTDTRVVVDVPSSVDARGGADVVSTVFSEVELRSKRSVERTTPRDFHASLRDRLTDRQLEVVRLAYYGGYFESPRAQSGESIAETLDISPAAFYRHVRTVQRKLFAIVFDEIGLPANPSRGVE is encoded by the coding sequence ATGGCTTCCGAACGGCCGCTCGATGGCGCTCGACTCCTCGTCGTCGTACCCACCGAAGCGAGACCCGAGCCGCTGGCGAGCGTCCTCGACGACGACGCGCTCGACGCGACCGCGGTGTCGACCGCCACGGCGGCGCTCGAGCGCCTCGAAACGACGTCCGTCGACTGTCTGTTGACCGTCCAGTCGCTCCCGGATCGGAGCGGGCTTGCCCTCCTCGAGGCGGTCAGGGAGCGCGAGCCCGACCTGCCGGTCGTTCTCGCGCCGGTCGACGGCGACGAGTCGGTCGCCAGCGCGGCGATCGCCGCGGACGTCTCGGCGTACGTCCCCCTCGACGGCTCCGCCGACGGACCGGCCGAGGGCCTCCGACCGGCGATCGAACGGGCGATGTCGGCCGCTCGCGATCGCCGATGGCGGCGGGACCGCGCTCGAGCGTTCGACGCCGTCTTCGACGATCCGGAGGCGTACGGCTGGCTGCTCGCGCCGGACGGGACCGTGCGGCGGGCCAACGAGCCCGCGCTCAAGGCGATCGCCGCGACCCCGACCGACGTCCGCGGCCGCCCCTTCGCGGAACTCCCGTGGTGGGAGTCGGCCGTCGACGGGGAAGCGGTTCTCCGGGACGCGATCGACGCGGCCGCGAGCGGGGAGATCACACACCGAGAGCTGACGTGTGTCCGTGCCGACGGCGACGGCACGACCGCTCGAGACGGGAGCGACGCCGCGGCGGAGACCGACGATTCCGATCGGCGTCGAACGTTCGAGGTGACCGTCCGCCCGATCCGCGACGAGTCCGGGACCGTCATCTCGCTGTTCGCGCGGGCGGACGACGTCACCGAGCGCGCCCGCCTCGAGCGGGAGTTACGCGAGTCCGAGCAGCTGCACCGCGTAACGCTCAACAACATGACCGACACGGTCCTCATCACCGACGACGACGGGGCGTTTACCTACGTCTGTCCGAACGTCCACTTCGTCTTCGGCTACTCCGACGACGAGATCCACGAGATGGGGACCATCGACGAGCTGCTCGGACCGGACCTCTTCGACCGCGACGAACTCGAGGCGGCCGGCGTCCTGACCAACATCGAGTGTACCGCTACTGACAGGGCGGGCCGGGAACACACCCTGCTGGTCAACGTCCGGGAAGTCTCGATTCAGGGCGGGACGACCCTCTACAGTTGCCGCGACGTGACGACGCGGAAACGCCGCGAGGAGGCGCTGACGGCGCTGCACCGAACCACGCGGGAGCTGCTGTACGCCGAGACGGACCGCGAGATCGCCGATATCGTCGTCGACGACGCGGCGGACGTCCTCGATCTCGAGGCCAGCGCCGCGTACCTGTTCGATACGGACGAGAACGTCCTGCGGCCGGTCGCGTCCTCGCCGGCCATGGAGCGGTTACACGGACCGGTCCGGGACCATCGGGCGACGGAGGATAGCGTTCCCGGACGGGTCTTCGTCGACGGCGAGAGCCGGTTCTTCGCGGACGTCCACGAGTCGCCGTCGCTCTCGAATCCCGGAACCGAACTGCGAAGCGTCGCGTACGTTCCGCTCGGGGACCACGGCGTCTTCGTCGCGGGCTCGAGCGAGCCCGATGCCTTCGACGACGTCGCTCGCGAGTTGACGGACCTGCTGGCCACGACCGCCGAGGCCGCGCTCGACCGCGTCGGGCGCGAGCGAACGCTTCGCGAACGCGACCGCGAACTCGAGCGGCGCAACCGCCAGCTCACTCGGCTCAACGGGATCAACGAGATCATCAGGGACCTCGATCAGGCGCTGGTCGGCGCTGAGACCCGCGACGAGATCGAACGCGCCGTCTGCGACCGCCTCACGACCGCCGACCGGTTTTCGTTCGCCTGGATCGGGGCGGCCGACGCCGGCGACGATCGGCTCGCGGTCCGCGCCGACGGCGGCGCGACCGAGGGCGAGTCGTATCTCGACAGCGTGTCGCTCTCGCTGGCCGGGGGTACCGAACCCGCGGTCAGGACCGCGACCGACCGGGCGGTAACCGGCGTCGCGAACGTTGCCGACGGGCTCCGCGAGGAACCGTGGCGGTCGGAAGCGCTCGCCTGTGAGTTCCAGTCCGCCGTGAGCGTCCCGCTGTCATACGACGACTTCACGTACGGCGTCCTGACCGTCTACGCCGATCGGCCCGATGCGTTCGACGAGATGGTCCGGACCGTCCTCGCCGAACTCGGGGAGACGATCGCCGCCGCGATCGCCGCCGTCGAGCGCAAGCGCGCGCTCCTCTCGGACTCGAGTACGCGCCTCGAGTTCGCGGTGGGCGACGAGACGGTCCTCTTTACCCGCCTCGCCCGACGGACCGATTGCACCGTCTCGTTCGACGGCGGCGTTCGCCACCGCGAGGACGGTGCGACCGTCGTCGCGACGGTCGAGGGCGCATCGCCCGACGCCGTCGCCGCCGCGGCTACGGACCTCGTCACCGTCGAGGGGGCGCGGGTCATCGGCCGTGACGGCGCCGATGACGACGGCTCCGACGAGGACGCCGGCGGGGCGGTCCTGCTGGATCTCTCGCGGCCGGTTCTCGCACTGCAACTCGCGGACCACGGGGTACTGCTTCGCGGCGTGGAGGCGACCCCCACCGACACGCGGGTCGTCGTTGACGTCCCCAGTTCCGTCGACGCGCGGGGCGGTGCCGACGTCGTCTCGACGGTGTTCTCCGAGGTCGAACTCCGGTCGAAACGATCCGTCGAACGGACGACGCCGCGTGACTTCCACGCGAGCCTCCGCGACCGGCTTACCGACCGCCAACTCGAGGTCGTGCGGCTCGCATATTACGGCGGCTACTTCGAGTCACCCCGCGCGCAGTCCGGCGAATCGATCGCTGAGACACTCGATATCTCGCCCGCGGCGTTTTACCGGCACGTCCGGACCGTCCAGCGGAAACTCTTCGCGATCGTGTTCGACGAGATCGGACTGCCGGCAAACCCGTCTCGAGGGGTTGAATAG
- the gdhB gene encoding glutamate dehydrogenase GdhB: MSSQKRSSPSNREATAESSDPETALETARRQLDRAAARLDVDDAALERLRHPASVHEVTVPLERDDGSVEVFTGYRAKHDSVRGPFKGGLRYHPDVTRDECVGLSMWMTWKCAVMDLPFGGAKGGIVVDPKRLSDDETERLTRRFAQELRDVIGPKTDIPAPDMGTDPQTMAWLMDAYSMQEGETIPGVVTGKPPVIGGSYGREEAPGRSVAIVTRETCEYYDYPLSETTVAVQGFGSVGANAARLLADWGATVVAVSDVNGGVYDPDGIDVAAIPSHDEEPEAVTRFAAGLTEDDSPRRLSNEELLELDVDVLVPAAIGNVITADNADAIAADIVVEGANGPTTFAADTILEERGIHVIPDILANAGGVTVSYFEWLQDINRRAWALERVNEELETEMVRAWTALKDEVERADVSWRDAAYAVALERVAEAHEARGLWP; this comes from the coding sequence ATGTCATCACAAAAGCGTTCTTCGCCGTCGAACCGGGAAGCAACGGCTGAATCGTCCGACCCGGAAACCGCACTCGAGACGGCACGCCGGCAACTCGATCGTGCCGCCGCCCGACTGGACGTCGACGACGCGGCCCTCGAGCGGCTGCGCCACCCCGCGTCGGTCCACGAGGTAACGGTACCCCTCGAGCGCGACGACGGATCGGTCGAGGTCTTCACCGGCTACCGGGCCAAACACGACAGCGTTCGTGGCCCCTTCAAGGGCGGGCTGCGCTATCATCCCGACGTGACCCGCGACGAGTGTGTCGGGCTCTCGATGTGGATGACCTGGAAGTGTGCGGTGATGGATCTGCCCTTCGGCGGCGCGAAAGGCGGGATCGTCGTCGACCCCAAGCGCCTGAGCGACGACGAGACCGAACGGCTCACACGGCGGTTCGCACAGGAACTGCGCGACGTGATCGGGCCGAAGACGGACATCCCCGCGCCGGACATGGGGACCGATCCGCAGACGATGGCGTGGCTGATGGACGCCTACAGTATGCAGGAAGGCGAGACCATCCCCGGCGTCGTCACCGGCAAACCCCCCGTCATCGGCGGCAGTTACGGCCGCGAGGAAGCGCCGGGACGAAGCGTCGCCATCGTCACCCGGGAGACCTGCGAGTACTACGACTACCCCCTCTCCGAGACGACCGTCGCCGTTCAGGGCTTCGGCAGCGTCGGTGCTAACGCCGCCCGCCTGCTCGCCGACTGGGGCGCGACCGTCGTCGCCGTCAGCGACGTCAACGGCGGGGTCTACGACCCCGACGGGATCGACGTCGCGGCGATCCCCTCCCACGACGAGGAGCCCGAAGCCGTCACCCGGTTCGCGGCCGGCCTCACCGAGGACGACAGTCCGCGCCGGCTCTCGAACGAAGAATTGCTCGAGCTAGACGTCGACGTTCTGGTCCCAGCCGCGATCGGCAACGTCATCACCGCCGACAACGCCGACGCCATCGCCGCGGACATCGTCGTCGAAGGTGCCAACGGCCCGACGACGTTCGCGGCCGACACCATCCTCGAGGAACGCGGGATCCACGTAATCCCGGACATCCTCGCGAACGCGGGCGGCGTCACCGTCTCCTACTTCGAGTGGCTCCAGGACATCAACCGCCGCGCGTGGGCGCTCGAGCGGGTCAACGAGGAACTCGAGACCGAGATGGTCCGGGCCTGGACCGCCCTGAAAGACGAGGTCGAACGGGCGGACGTCTCGTGGCGCGACGCCGCCTACGCCGTCGCGCTCGAACGGGTCGCCGAGGCCCACGAGGCGCGCGGCCTGTGGCCGTAA